AATCATAACCTAATAAGAGGGACTGACAATATCAGTCCTTCTATTCATGGTTCTTTAAATTAATTATTGTTAAACGATGAAGAATGTTAGAAGAGATAATAGAATAGAAGTGATGAGCATCGCAATGAATGGATGTATAGCTTTTGAACGGAGTGCTTTTAGGTTTACATTTAAACCTAAACCTGCCATTGCCATCGTTAATAAAAAGGTTGTAAAGAACGATATTTTACTTAAGACCTCATCTGGAATTAAAATGACGCTACCCATCATATAACTTCCAACTAGACTCATTGCAATAAAGCCTACTAGGAACCATGGGAAATGAATTTTCGTGCCTTCTGATTCTCCCGATTGTTTTTTTCTTTTCCAGAAAATTAGAATAAAACATAAAGGAACAAGTAAAAATACACGTCCTAGCTTAGCCAGTAATGCAATGGCTAACACATCCTCGCCAGCAGGCGCAGTAGCTGTAGCAACATTTGCTAATTCATGTAAACTAATTCCCGCCCAAATCCCAAATTGATCTGGTGTGAGTTGTAAAACTGGGATAAATAACGCATAAATGATAGAAAATATTGTACCAACTAAAGCAATGATTCCTATACTGATTGCGGTATCTTCTTCTTTAGATTTTAAAATAGGAGAGACGGCGGCAATCGCTGCAGCACCACAAACCCCGGTTCCTACACCAACTAACAACGATAAGTTTAAATCAGCTTTTAACCATTTAGCAATGAGGATGGTCAATACGATTGAAAAAACAATGGATATAATTCCGAAACCAACTAAACCTAACCCTTGATTGAATATAATATCAATATTTAACTTTAATCCATATAGAATAATGGTAAGACGTAATAGTATCTTTGCTGAAAAAATCACCCCTGATTTTATTTTTTCAGGATAACCAAAGATTTGCCGATAAAATATGGAAATGATAATGGCAGATGCTAATGGACCAATGTAATTAAAACCTGGAATTTTAGTTATTTGAAAACTCAAAAGTGCAATGATGAAAGTAAACATGACTCCACTAATCCAGTATAAAAATGGTTTAACATTAAAATAGACTGATTTTTTTAAAACGTTTTCTATCATGAGAAAACCTCTCTTTTAAAATGTTCTATGTTAAATTCAGCATAAATCATCTCAATGAATAAGAAAAATAAATCATAATTATATTTATAATAATAATTTACTTATGGTACAATAGAAGGAACATAAAGAGAGGTCGTAGTTATCCATGGATCATCATTTACTTGTTTTTACTACAGTAGTAGAGAAAGAAAATTTTTCACGTGCAGCTGAAGAATTACATATGACTCAACCTGCTGTTAGTCAATACATTCAAGCACTTGAGCAGCAGGTGGGGACAAGATTGTTAGAGAGGAGCAATAAGTTTGTTCGATTAAATATGGCAGGTGAAATAGTATATCATCATGCGAAAGAAATACTAGGTCATTACACACGGATGCAATATTTAATAGATGATTTAATGAATAAGGCAAGCGGAGATTTATTTATTGGTGCAAGTTATTCTTTTGGTGAATATGTATTACCTCAAATGATTTCAAATATGATAGAGGATTATCCACTTATCAAACCTTCGATAACGATAAGAAATTCAAAAAGAATTGTAAATCTAGTTATCAAAAATGAATTAGAAATTGGGATCGTAGAAGGTGAATTCAATCATCAAAGTTTAAATATCGAACCATTTGCAGAAGACTTAATGTATGTAGCGGTGTCTGCAAATCATCCATTTGTAAGTCAAAAAAACATAACAAGAGAAGAGCTAGAATCTGAAACATGGATCATAAGAGAGGAAGGTTCTGGTACGAGAGAAGCAGCAGATAAAATGTTTAAAACCTTTCAACTAAATCCTCAAAATAAAATGGAGTTTGGAAGCACACAAATTATAAAGGAATCAGTAGAATCAGGAATTGGCATTTCCTTGCTTTCAAAATGGACAATCCAAAGGGAATTATCTTCCGGTACATTACATGTAATAGAGTATGAAGGTTTGCCAGTTACAAGGAAGTTTTCTATTGTGACTAAGACTGTCCCTTTTCAAACAAAAGCGATGGAAATATTTTTGAAAATATTACGTGAAAAATGTAAATAGGTTTGTTTAAATCATTTAATTTGTTGATATCGTTTAATTTGGAGGAAATAGAATGCTTGGATTACCAAAAGGAGAGGTTTTTTTAATTCCTTGGACAGATCAATGGGATCGGGAGTTTTTATCAGAAAAAGAGAGAATAGCAAAAGTAATTGGACAGCATATTTTAGCTGTCTACCATATTGGAAGTACTTCAGTGAAAAATTTAAGTGCTAAGCCCATTATAGATATTGCTATTGAAATTAAAAACTTTGAGGATGGAGAGAAGTGTATTACTCCACTAGAAACACTAGGTTATTCTTACAAGGGAACGAATATATTACCAGATAGATATTACTATAATAAAGGTGAGCCAAGAACACACCAAATTCATATGTACCAAAGTGGAAATAAATATTTGCTTGAACAGTTGTCGTTTAGAGATTTTTTAAGAAATAATGCTACAGCAAGAATTGAATACGAACAACTTAAACTGAAGTTAGTAAAAGCAAATTATAGTAATAAACATAAATATGCAGAGGAAAAAACTTATTTTGTTAAATCTACTCTTAAGAAAATACAAAAATAATCAAATTTTGTTACTTGATTAAAAATTAATTAATAGTAAAAAAGGGAACTTTAATTTAATGGAAAGTTCCCTTTTAATTTCTATTCACGCAATCATTCTTTCAACGGCTCGTAATTTGAATATGTCCTTTACGATCAATAGAGTTTTATTTTAACTGATTTAAATTTATTTTAGGAACTAATTCTTGTTCTGCGGCTCTGTTAAGTAAAGTATAAATCGCTTCATATCCTTTATCCCCTAGATTGTCACTGAATTCATTAACATATAGATTTATATGAGCTTTAGCAACTTCTTGAGACATTTCCTGAGCGTGTTCCATAACATAATCTTTTGAAGATTCTGGATGTTTCCAAGCATATTGCACAGAAGCACGAATCCAAGAAGTTATAGCCTCAAGATCCAGAGATTTATGTGCAATGATAGCTCCGAGTGGAATAGGTAGATCTGTGTCTGATTCCCACCAGTTTCCTAAATCGACCATCATTGATAAACCATAGGATGGATAAGTAAAACGTGCTTCATGAATCACTAAACCAGCATCTACTTTTCCATCGCGAACAGCTGGCATAATTTCATGAAAAGGCATGACGATAATTTCACCTACTCCACCATGTACGTGCCCGGCAGCCCATAGTCTAAATAATAAATACGCTGTTGACTTTTCACTCGGAACAGCTACGCGCTTACCAGATAAGGAAGTGGGATCCTTTGCATTTTCCTTTTTGTTGGTAAGAAGCAGAGGTCCGCAACCTCTTCCTAGTGCACCACCACATGGCAAAAGCGCATACTCTGAAAGAGCCCATGGTAGAGCTGCATAAGATATTTTTAATATATCAGGTTTATTATCATTGGAGAGAACAATTTTGTTGGTGATGTCAATATCCGCATAGGTAACATCAAGTTTAGGTGCATTAGGGATGAGACCGTGTACCCATGCATGGAATATAAATGTATCATTAGGACAAGGTGAAAAATAGATGTTCAATTGAACACCTCCTGTAGTATTGTACTTGTTTTAGTAAGACCTTCAAAAGCCTCTTTCATACGCCATGCTTCTCTATCCCTTGGTCCAACAGGGTTTGAAATTGCACGTATCTCTAATACGGGTATATTAAATTCATGCGCTGCAGTTGCAACTCCAAAACCTTCCATGGCTTCA
The window above is part of the Chengkuizengella sp. SCS-71B genome. Proteins encoded here:
- a CDS encoding LysR family transcriptional regulator, with the protein product MDHHLLVFTTVVEKENFSRAAEELHMTQPAVSQYIQALEQQVGTRLLERSNKFVRLNMAGEIVYHHAKEILGHYTRMQYLIDDLMNKASGDLFIGASYSFGEYVLPQMISNMIEDYPLIKPSITIRNSKRIVNLVIKNELEIGIVEGEFNHQSLNIEPFAEDLMYVAVSANHPFVSQKNITREELESETWIIREEGSGTREAADKMFKTFQLNPQNKMEFGSTQIIKESVESGIGISLLSKWTIQRELSSGTLHVIEYEGLPVTRKFSIVTKTVPFQTKAMEIFLKILREKCK
- a CDS encoding 1,4-dihydroxy-6-naphthoate synthase, with the translated sequence MNIYFSPCPNDTFIFHAWVHGLIPNAPKLDVTYADIDITNKIVLSNDNKPDILKISYAALPWALSEYALLPCGGALGRGCGPLLLTNKKENAKDPTSLSGKRVAVPSEKSTAYLLFRLWAAGHVHGGVGEIIVMPFHEIMPAVRDGKVDAGLVIHEARFTYPSYGLSMMVDLGNWWESDTDLPIPLGAIIAHKSLDLEAITSWIRASVQYAWKHPESSKDYVMEHAQEMSQEVAKAHINLYVNEFSDNLGDKGYEAIYTLLNRAAEQELVPKINLNQLK
- a CDS encoding YeiH family protein, with product MIENVLKKSVYFNVKPFLYWISGVMFTFIIALLSFQITKIPGFNYIGPLASAIIISIFYRQIFGYPEKIKSGVIFSAKILLRLTIILYGLKLNIDIIFNQGLGLVGFGIISIVFSIVLTILIAKWLKADLNLSLLVGVGTGVCGAAAIAAVSPILKSKEEDTAISIGIIALVGTIFSIIYALFIPVLQLTPDQFGIWAGISLHELANVATATAPAGEDVLAIALLAKLGRVFLLVPLCFILIFWKRKKQSGESEGTKIHFPWFLVGFIAMSLVGSYMMGSVILIPDEVLSKISFFTTFLLTMAMAGLGLNVNLKALRSKAIHPFIAMLITSILLSLLTFFIV
- a CDS encoding GrpB family protein, which translates into the protein MLGLPKGEVFLIPWTDQWDREFLSEKERIAKVIGQHILAVYHIGSTSVKNLSAKPIIDIAIEIKNFEDGEKCITPLETLGYSYKGTNILPDRYYYNKGEPRTHQIHMYQSGNKYLLEQLSFRDFLRNNATARIEYEQLKLKLVKANYSNKHKYAEEKTYFVKSTLKKIQK